CCTGCCTTGCACCGCCTCCCGCCGGCGCCCCGCCTGGCCCGCCTGGCGCTGTCCTGCCTGCTCGTGGCGGCGCTGTTGTGGGCGGTGCATGGCTATCGTTTCAAGGCCGGCACCGAGGAACTGGCGCTCCATGCGAGCCAGCGCCTGGCGCTGCTGGCGGCGAGTCTGGATGCGGAGCTGCTGCGCTTCGAGAGCCTGCCCACGGTGCTCGCCCAGCACCCCGGCCTGCAGCAGCTGCTCCAGGCGCCCGATGACCCGGTGCAGGTGGCGGCGGCGAATGCCTTGCTCGAGCAGGTCAATGAGCGTACCGGGGCCGGAATGCTGTACCTGATCGATCCCGCGGGCCGCACGCTGGCGGCGAGCAACTGGCGGCGGGCGGATTCCTTCGTCGGTGAAAACTACGCCTTCCGCCCTTATTTCCGCGATGCGCTCGCCGGCGGGAGCGGAAAGTTCTTCGCCGTCGGCGCCACGACCCAGGTTCCGGGCTTCTTCATCGCCCACCCGGTGCGCGCCGGCGGTAGCATCACTGGTGTGCTCGCGGTGAAGGTCGAGCTGACCCAGCTCGAAACCACGTGGGCCGCGGGCGGAGAGTCGGTGCTGGTCGTGGACCGCCACGGCGTGGTCGCGCTGTCGTCGAATCCGGCATGGAAGTTCGGCACCCTGGCGCCGCTGTCGCCGGATTCGCGCGCGGCGCTGGCGGCGACGCGGCAGTATTTCACCGCCGCGCTCGAACCGCTGCCGCTGGTCTGGCGCGAGCCCGGCCGTGCGCTGCTCGGCGGACGGGAATACGTCGTCGGCAGCCGTGCCTTGGGCTGGGTCGACTGGCGCATGCTGATGCTGCTCGACACCGCTCCGGTGCGTGCCGCGGCGTGGTTGGCGGTGCTCGCCGCGGGGCTGGCGCTGTGCGTGCTGGCGGTTGCCGGGCTGTACTGGGCGCTGCATGCGCGGCGCTTGCGCGAGCGCCTGGCGGCACAGGCCGAGCTCGAACGCACGGTGGCCGAGCGCACCGCCGACCTTGCCACGACCAACGCTCAGCTGTTGCGCGAGATCTCCGAGCGCAGCGCCACCGAACAGAAGCTGCGCGGCACCCAGCGTGCGCTGATCGAAGCCAACCGCCTTGCCGCCCTCGGCCAGATGGCCGCCGGCGTGGCGCACGAGCTGAATCAGCCGCTGGCGGCGCTGCGCAGCTTCGCCGGCAACAGCCTCACCTTTCTCGAGCGCGGCCGGCTCCAGCCGCTGCGCGACAACCTGAACCAGATCATCGGCCTGATTGAGCGCATGGCCCGGCTCACCTCGCAGCTCAAGGTATTCGCCTCGCGCCAGCAGACCGGCGGCGGTTCGGCGTCGGCGGCGCAGGCGATGCAGGTGGTGGCGGGCTGGTTCCGCGAGCGTCTGGACGCGGCCGGGGTCGAGCTGCGCATCGATGCCAGCGAGGTGCGTCTGCCGTTGCAGCCGCAGGCGCTCGAGCAGGTACTGTCGAACCTGGTCGGCAACGCACTCGATGCGCTCGCCGGGTGCGGTGACGGCGTCATCGCGATGGGCGCGGCGCGGCACGGGACGCAGTTATGCCTTGAAGTCGCCGACAATGGCCCGGGCATTCCGCAGGAGCTGCGCGAACGCATCACCCAGCCCTTCTTTTCCACCAAGCCGCTCGGCCAGGGCCTGGGCCTGGGACTGTCGATCGTCAGCGATCTGATCGAAGGCTCGGGTGGCCGTCTCGAGATCGAGTCCGGTGCGGGCGGGGGTACGGTGATGCGGGCGTGCTGGCCGCAGGTGGCAGGCACAGATGGCGCTGGCGAGGGCAGGGCAGGGGAGGTGGAATGAACGAGCATGCGATCGAGGGGGCGGTCGGTGTCCTCTACGTCGAGGACGACGAGCTGGTGCGGATGGCGGGGTGCCAGACTTTCGCCCTCGCCGACATCGAAGTCGAGGGCCTGGCACGCGCCGAGCCGGCGCTCGCCCGCCTCGGCGCCGAGCGCCCGGTGGTGCTGGTGACCGATGTCCGACTGCCAGGGATGGACGGCATGAGCTTGCTGAAACGGGCGCAGGCGCTCGATCCCGACCTGCCGGTGATCCTCGTCACCGGCCACGGCGACGTCGACATGGCGGTCGAGGCGATGCGGCTGGGGGCCTACGACTTCATCGAGAAGCCGTTCGCCCCCGAGCGCCTGGTGGAAGTGGTGCGCCGTGCGATCGAGAAGCGCCGTCTGGTGCTCGAGAACCGCGCGCTCAAGACCCGGCTGGCGCGAGCCTCAGGGCCGGATGGGCTGCTCGGCGACAGCGCGGCGATGCAACGGGTGCGGGATCTGGTTGCGGACCTGGCCGACACCGACGTCGACATCCTGATCGTGGGCGAGACCGGCACCGGCAAGGAGCGCGTCGCGCGCGCCCTGCACGATGCCGGGCGGCGCAGCCGCGGCCACTTCGTCGCGGTCAATTGTGCCGCCCTGCCCGAGAGCGTGTTCGAGAGCGAGATGTTCGGCGTCGAGCCGGGGGCTTTTACCGGCGCCACCCGCAGCCGTGCGGGCAAGATCGAGCATGCCGACGGCGGCACCCTGTTCCTCGACGAGATCGAGGGCATGGCGCTGCAACTGCAGGCGAAGCTGCTGCGCGTGCTCCAGGAGCGGGTGGTCGAGCGCCTGGGCTCGAACCGGCTGATTCCGGTGGACTGCCGGGTGATTGCCGCGACCAAGCTCGATCTGGCCGCAGAGGCGGCGGCCGGGCGCTTTCGCGCCGATCTCTATTACCGCCTCAACGTCGTGCCGATCGTCCTGCCTGCGCTACGCGAGCGTCGTGAAGACATTCCCGCGCTGTTTGCCGCGTTCTGCCTGCAGGCGGCCGAGCGCTACCGCCGGCCGCAGCCGGCGCTGACGGTCGAGGTGTTCGACTGGCTGATGGCACAGGCGTGGCCGGGCAACGTGCGCGAGTTGCAGCATGCCGCCGAACGCTTCGTGCTCGGCCTATGGCGACCGGCGGCGGGCCCGGCGGGCGAGGGCAGCGGGTTGGCGCAACGCGTCGCTGCGTTCGAGGCCGCGCTGATCGAAAGCGCCCTGCGCCGCAGTGCGGGTGACGTCGCAGGCGCGGCCGAAGCACTCGCCGTGCCGCGCAAGACGCTGTACGACAAGATCGCCAAGTTCGGCATCCAGGTTGCGGATTTCCGCGGCTCCCCGTCCCCCTCCTGAACATGGATGGCCCGTGCCTGCCGCCCTTCGCTTCGGACAGTGTAGATCGAGTATAGGGCGCGGGGGATGAAACGGTAATACAATGGATTCGGGCCGTATCCGCGGAAAATGTGCAACAGCACGCCTCGACGGCCCGCACAATTCCACAGGAGGGAAGACCATGTCCTATTCGATGCCCGTATTTCTTGCCCACGCGATCGCCATGGAGCGGGAGGCCGCCGAGCGCTATCTGGAACTGGCCGACATGATGGAAGCGCACAACAACCTCGAAGTCGCGGCGCTGTTCCGCGACATGGTGCGCTACTCGACGATGCACGGCGATTCGATCGCGGAGCGTGCCGGCAAGCTCGAGCTGCCCAAGCTCCAGTCCTGGCAGTACCGCTGGGTGGCGCCGACCGAAGTCGGCGACGAAGAGGGTTTTGACTACACGATGAATGCCTACCAGGCGCTCGAGTACGCGCGCGAGAACGAGGCCCGGGCGATGAACTTCTATCGCACCGTCGCCGAAAAGAGCGCCGACGCCGAGATCAAGCGCCTGGCGATGGAGTTCGCTGCCGAAGAAGCCGACCACACTTCGGCGCTGGACAAGATGCTCGCGCAGACCTTGCGTCCGTGAGCGCCGCCCGGGCCGCCGCGTCGTGGCGGCCCGGGCGTACCCGCGCGCTGGTGCCGGCGCCACGCAGGCCTTAACATCGGCGCCTGACCAGACGCGGAGAATTTCATGGCCTCATCCCCCGACAGCATCAGCATGGCGCTGTTCTGCGACTTCGAAAACGTCGCCCTCGGCGTGCGCGACGCCAACTACGAGAAGTTCGACATCAAGCGCGTGCTCGAGCGTCTGCTGCTGAAGGGCAGCATCGTGGTCAAGAAGGCCTATTGCGACTGGGAGCGCTACAAGAGCTTCAAGGCCGCGATGCACGAGGCCAACTTCGAGCTGATCGAGATCCCCCACGTGCGCCAGTCGGGCAAGAACTCCGCCGACATCCGCCTCGTCGTCGATGCGCTCGACCTGTGCTACACCAAGTCCCACGTCGATACTTTCGTCATCATCAGCGGCGACTCCGACTTCTCCCCGCTGGTGTCCAAGCTGCGCGAGAACGCGAAGCAGGTGATCGGCGTCGGGGTCAAGCAATCGACTTCCGACCTGCTGATCGCCAACTGCGACGAATTCATCTTTTACGACGATCTCGTGCGCGACAGCCAGCGTGCCGCGGCCAAGCGCGAGGCGCGCGACAACGCTCCGGCGGCCCGGCGCTCGCCGGAAGAGGAGGCGCGGCGCAAGGAGGAACTCGAAGGGCGCCGCCGCCAGGCGATCGAGATCGCGGTGGAAACCTTCGAAGCCCTGCTCGCCGAGCGCGGCGAAAGCGGCAAGATCTGGGCCTCGATGCTGAAGGAAGCGATCAAGCGCCGCAAACCGGATTTCAACGAGAGCTATTTCGGCTTCCGCGCCTTCGGCAACCTGCTCGAGGAAGCGCAGACGCGCGGCCTGCTCGAACTCGGGCGCGACGAAAAATCCGGCACCTATGTTGCCCGGCCGAGCCATGGTGGGAGCGCCGCGAGCGAGCATCCGCTGGTCTTCGCTGCGGCCGAGCCGGTGCTCGCCGGCCAGGCGGCGGGGGCCGCCGAGCCCGTGGCTGCAGCCGAACCCGCGGCGCGCGCGGCGAAAACACAGGGCCGCTCGTCGCGGCGGCGTGGCGGCGGCAAGGCGGTGGAGGAAAGCGAACGTGCCGCCGAGACCGAGGCCGCACCGGTGCCGCCGGTACATGGCGGGGA
The window above is part of the Thauera aromatica K172 genome. Proteins encoded here:
- a CDS encoding ferritin-like domain-containing protein, which translates into the protein MSYSMPVFLAHAIAMEREAAERYLELADMMEAHNNLEVAALFRDMVRYSTMHGDSIAERAGKLELPKLQSWQYRWVAPTEVGDEEGFDYTMNAYQALEYARENEARAMNFYRTVAEKSADAEIKRLAMEFAAEEADHTSALDKMLAQTLRP
- a CDS encoding NYN domain-containing protein; its protein translation is MASSPDSISMALFCDFENVALGVRDANYEKFDIKRVLERLLLKGSIVVKKAYCDWERYKSFKAAMHEANFELIEIPHVRQSGKNSADIRLVVDALDLCYTKSHVDTFVIISGDSDFSPLVSKLRENAKQVIGVGVKQSTSDLLIANCDEFIFYDDLVRDSQRAAAKREARDNAPAARRSPEEEARRKEELEGRRRQAIEIAVETFEALLAERGESGKIWASMLKEAIKRRKPDFNESYFGFRAFGNLLEEAQTRGLLELGRDEKSGTYVARPSHGGSAASEHPLVFAAAEPVLAGQAAGAAEPVAAAEPAARAAKTQGRSSRRRGGGKAVEESERAAETEAAPVPPVHGGEERRETAEAAALAAAPEAEAGGAAPDQDRPRADKGKPKRARARSEPTPPPLEESQQTDSRRGSAKGKTAKAAAAPKAARARAESAPGAGAAERSGIDRDRDRPAAESVPRDSAPPVPAAEPPAPAKAPSRARRPRKSKEESAG
- a CDS encoding sigma-54-dependent transcriptional regulator, with protein sequence MNEHAIEGAVGVLYVEDDELVRMAGCQTFALADIEVEGLARAEPALARLGAERPVVLVTDVRLPGMDGMSLLKRAQALDPDLPVILVTGHGDVDMAVEAMRLGAYDFIEKPFAPERLVEVVRRAIEKRRLVLENRALKTRLARASGPDGLLGDSAAMQRVRDLVADLADTDVDILIVGETGTGKERVARALHDAGRRSRGHFVAVNCAALPESVFESEMFGVEPGAFTGATRSRAGKIEHADGGTLFLDEIEGMALQLQAKLLRVLQERVVERLGSNRLIPVDCRVIAATKLDLAAEAAAGRFRADLYYRLNVVPIVLPALRERREDIPALFAAFCLQAAERYRRPQPALTVEVFDWLMAQAWPGNVRELQHAAERFVLGLWRPAAGPAGEGSGLAQRVAAFEAALIESALRRSAGDVAGAAEALAVPRKTLYDKIAKFGIQVADFRGSPSPS
- a CDS encoding sensor histidine kinase, producing the protein MIRHPALHRLPPAPRLARLALSCLLVAALLWAVHGYRFKAGTEELALHASQRLALLAASLDAELLRFESLPTVLAQHPGLQQLLQAPDDPVQVAAANALLEQVNERTGAGMLYLIDPAGRTLAASNWRRADSFVGENYAFRPYFRDALAGGSGKFFAVGATTQVPGFFIAHPVRAGGSITGVLAVKVELTQLETTWAAGGESVLVVDRHGVVALSSNPAWKFGTLAPLSPDSRAALAATRQYFTAALEPLPLVWREPGRALLGGREYVVGSRALGWVDWRMLMLLDTAPVRAAAWLAVLAAGLALCVLAVAGLYWALHARRLRERLAAQAELERTVAERTADLATTNAQLLREISERSATEQKLRGTQRALIEANRLAALGQMAAGVAHELNQPLAALRSFAGNSLTFLERGRLQPLRDNLNQIIGLIERMARLTSQLKVFASRQQTGGGSASAAQAMQVVAGWFRERLDAAGVELRIDASEVRLPLQPQALEQVLSNLVGNALDALAGCGDGVIAMGAARHGTQLCLEVADNGPGIPQELRERITQPFFSTKPLGQGLGLGLSIVSDLIEGSGGRLEIESGAGGGTVMRACWPQVAGTDGAGEGRAGEVE